A window of Caretta caretta isolate rCarCar2 chromosome 13, rCarCar1.hap1, whole genome shotgun sequence contains these coding sequences:
- the RPS21 gene encoding small ribosomal subunit protein eS21 → MQNDAGEFVDLYVPRKCSASNRIIGAKDHASIQMNISEVDKVTGRVNGQFKTYAICGAIRRMGESDDSILRLAKNDGIVSKNF, encoded by the exons ATGCAGAACGACGCTGGGGAATTTGTGGACCTGTATGTGCCTCGTAAATG CTCTGCTAGCAACCGAATAATCGGTGCGAAGGACCATGCTTCCATTCAAATGAATATTTCTGAG GTTGACAAGGTCACAGGCAGAGTCAATGGCCAGTTCAAAACTTATGCCATTTGTGGAGCAATTCGTAGGATG gGTGAATCTGATGATTCTATTCTGCGTCTGGCAAAAAATGATGGGATTGTTTCCAA GAATTTCTAA